The Mycolicibacterium parafortuitum nucleotide sequence TCGAGTTCGCTGACGATCACCGTGCGTTCCTTCAGGCTGGGCAACCGGTCGGCCCGTCGTGGCCGAATTGGCGTGGCGAGGGCCGTCGCAGTCTGGCCAAACGACTGCAGCTGCCCGCCGACGGTGTGTTGTTCGCGGTGGAATGGCGGCAGTTCTGGGGTGCGGACTGGGGGCCGCGTCCGGCGCGGATGAAGGACGCGTTGCGCACCGCGCGGTACCGGCTGGACCGTGTGCCGCAACTGATCCCGGTCCACAGCCACCACTACCTGCCCGCCGGGCGGGGCTCGTCGGGTCACCCGGTGCTGTCGGTGGTCTCCACCGACGTCGCGGTGCGCGGTGCGGACCTGTCCGACTTCGTCGAGGTCGAGTTCGGCTCCGGGCAACCCCGCGTCACCGATGCCGTCGCGACCGTGGCGTTCTGGTCGGAGCTCACGCCCCGAACAGCCGGCCCGCCTTGATCAGCAGCTCGTAGAGGCCGTAGCCGAAGGGTACGGCGACCCACACCCACGCCAGCACGATGTAGATCTTCGGCACCGTCGGGGTGTACTCGTGCAGTTCGTCGGCGGACTGGTCGGTCATCGGACCGCCCCCTCTCTGTCGGTGGCACCCGCCTTGTCGGGTTCATGCCACTTGGCGTCGACCGGCCGGATCAGTTCGTTGGCGACGAACGCGATCACCAGCAGCGCGATCATGATCGAGAACGACAGCGTGTAGAGCTCGGGCCCCTCCTTGCCCGCCTCCGCCTGCCGGTCTGCGACGAAGTTGACGATGATCGGACCGAGCACCCCGGCCGCCGACCACGCGGTGAGCAGCCTGCCGTGGATCGCGCCGACCTGGAAGGTGCCGAACAGGTCGCGCAGGTAGGCCGGCACCGTCGCGAAGCCGGCACCGTAGAACGACAGGATCAGGATCGTCGCGATCAGGAAGACGAGCTTGTTGGAGTTCTCCATCAGCGTGATCGTCAGGTACAGCAGCGCGCCGGCCCCGAGGTAGAGCCGGTAGGCGTTCTTACGGCCGATCTTGTCCGACAGGCTCGACCAGCCGATGCGCCCGAGCATGTTGCCCAGCGACAGCATCGCGACGTATCCGGCCGCCGCGGCGGCCAGCCCGGCTGCGGCCGTACCGGCGGCCGGGAAGTAGTCCTGGTAGATCGGCGACGCCTTCTCCAGGATGCCGATGCCGGCAGTCACGTTGAAGCACAACACGATCCACAGCAGCCAGAACTGCGGGGTCTTGATCGCGTTGCCGGCTGAGACCTGTCCCCCGGTGACGATCGAGTCGGCCTGCACCGGTGGCGGTGTCCAGTTCGACGGTTTCCAGTCCGGTCGCGGCACCCGGATCAGCAGCCAGCCCAGCGACATGAACACCGCGTAGACGGCGCCGTGCACCACGAAGGTCTTCGCGATGCCCGCGGTGTCGGTGCCGAACATGTCGAGCATCGCCGTCGACCACGGTGACGCGATCAGCGCGCCACCACCGAACCCCATGATGGCCAGGCCGGTTGCCATCCCGGGCCGGTCCGGGAACCACTTGATCAGCGTCGACACCGGCGAGATGTAGCCGATCCCCCAGCCGATCCCGCCGAGCAGTCCGTAGCCGAGCAGCACCAGCCAGAACTGGCCGATCAGCAGACCCGCCGAGCCGACCAGCCAGCCCCCGCAGAAGCAGCAGGTCGCGGCGAACATCGCCGCGCGTGGGCCCGCGCGTTCGACCCAGGTGCCGAACAGCGCCGCCGACAGCCCCAGCACGACGATGCCGACGGTGAACGGCAACGCGCTCAACGTGCCGGAGATCCCGAGGGATTCCTGCAGCGGGAGCTTGAACACGCTCCACGAATAGGCCGCGCCGACCGACAGGTGGATCGACAACGCGGCCGGCGGGACCAGCCAACGACTCCATCCAGGCGAGGCGACGATGCGTTCTCTGCTGAAAAACGGCGCGGTCATGAAACGGGGCATACCCACTTCACCGGCGAGTGTGACGTGGATCTCCAGATGTCGGGGCCCGGAGCTACCGTGACCGCATGGAGCAGCGCATCAGCCTCATCACCCTCGGCGTCGACGACCTCACCCGGGCCCGCCGCTTCTACGAGCAGGGCCTGGGCTGGGCGCCCAAGGACGCCCCCGAGGGCGTCGTGTTCTACCAACTCCCCGGTATCGCGCTGGCCCTGTTCGGCCGTGACGATCTCGCCGAGGACGCCCGCCATCCGGTCGACGGCCGCTTCAGCGGGATCACGATCGCGATCAACCAGCGCACCGAAGCCGACGTCGACGCGGTGCTGTCCCAGGCCGAGGCGGCGGGCGCGACGATCCTCAAACCCGCCGAGAAGGTGTTCTGGGGCGGCTACTCGGGCTACTTCGCCGACCCCGACGGGCACGTCTGGGAGGTGGCACTGAACCCGCAGTGGACGATCAACGACGACGGGACGCTGACCATCTGAAGGTCAGCGGCGCTTGGGACGGCCCGGTTTGCGCGCGGTCTTGCCCGCGGCGGCGCGGGCGGCCTGTTTGGCGAGCGTTTTCTCCCGCGCGGTGCGTTTCGGCGCGGGCTCGCTCTGGCCGCGCGACGAGCCCGGTTTGCGGCCGCGGACTATCCCGACGAACTCCTCGACCGGCGGCTGCTGCGGCCCCTCGGGGAAGGCGAGCGCCACGGGGCAGGTGGGCGCATCCACGATCGGGCGGTAGGTGAGGTCCTTGCGGTGATGCAGCCGCGCCAGGGACTGTGGAACGACCAGCACACCGACCCCTGCTGCGACGAGTTCGATTGCGGCGGCGGTGTTCTCGGGGCGATGCTCGACGGGGACACCGGGGGCGTCGGGCCAGGCGACAACGTCGTCGGCCGGGATCAGCACGGGCTGACCCTCGAGGTCGGCGGCGCGGAGCTCATCGGCGGCGCTCAGCAGGTGACCGGTCGGCACCACGGCCACGGTGGTCTCGTCGTAGAGCGGGATGACGGCCAACCCGCTCGTATCGGCGGGCAGCCGAATCAGCGCGATGTCGACGTCGCCGTCACGCACCGCGGCGGTGGCATCGGCCGCGGCGACAGGGATCAGCGTCAGCTCGGCGTCGCGGTGGCGCTGCTCCCAGATGCGGGCCCACTTCGCGGGTGTTCCGCCGGGGACGTACCCGAGGGTCAGCGAGGGCGTCACGGCCTCAGGCTACCGATAAGCTCGGGCCATGAGCAGGCCGAACGCGCAGTCCATGAAACCCGCCACCGCGGCGAAGAAGCTGGACGTGTACCTACCGGCGACGCCTGAGGAATTTCAGCAGAACCCGATCACCCGCGCCGAGTTGGCCGCGCTGCAGGCGGACCCGCCGCAGTGGCTCAAGGACCTGCGCAAGAACGGGCCGCATCCGAAAAACCTGGTGGCAGCCAAGCTCGGCATCTCGATCGCCGCGCTCGGGCGCCACGATGTCGACAACGCGCTCACCACCGAACAGATCGAGCAACTGCTCGAGGAGAAGCCGGAGTGGCTGGTCGCCGAGCGCGAGAGCTATCAGGATGTGCTGCGCGAGCAGCGCCGCCTCAAAGCGGTCCGGGCCGAGCAGGCGCGCGAAACCTGACCAGGGTCGCAGGCCCATCCCCCAGCTAGAGTTGGGCGGGCACCCGGGTTGCGAGCATCGAGGCGTAGCCCGACTCCTCAAGTTCGCGGCAGTAGTGCTGGTACACCTGTCCGCCGCCCATGTACACCTGGAACTCCTCGCGCTTTCCCGGCACATTCTCGCCGAGGAACCACGCCTTGGCCTTCTTGCCCTCGGTGTACATCACGGTCGCCTTGCCGGTGCGCTCGGTTTCCTCGGCCCACCATTCCTCGGACTCCGGCGTTGCCTCGAACGCCTGCACGTCGTTCTCCTGCGCCCACTGTAGAGCCCGCTGCAGCCACTGGGCCCCCAGTTGGATCGGCACCACGAGATTGGAGTACGGAGTCTGCGGTCCGAGTGACATGAAGAAATTCGGGAAACCGTGCACGCTGATACCCAGATTGGACCGCAGGCCGTCGCGGGCCCAGCGCTCGCGCAGGCTGATGCCCTCGCGGCCGATGATGTCGATGTTGGTCAATGTGCCTGTCATCGCGTCGAATCCGGTGGCGAAGATCAGAACGTCGAGTTCGTACTCTGTATCCCCCACCCGTACCCCGGCCGGAGTGATCGCGCCGATCGGCGTTGTCGCAGTGTCGACCAACTGCACATGGTCGAGGTTGAAGGCGTCGTAGTACCCGTGCCCGGTCGGGACACGTTTCCCGTTGAACGAATAGGTTTTCGGGCACAGCAGTTCAGCAGTGTCCGGATCCTTCACGATCTCGCGGATCTTGGACCGGATGAACTCCGACGCCAGTTCGCTGGCCTGGTGGTTGGTCGCCAGATCGGTGAAGCACTCATTGGCGAAGTGAAATCCTCCTTCGTTCCACTTGCTTTCGAAGATCACGCGCCGCTGCTCTTCTGACACTTCGAGTGCGCTGTACCGGGCGGGTTCCATGGCCACTCCGAACGGGTGGGCGGCGGCCTTGGCGTAGATGTCGTCGTAGTTGTCGCGCAACCACTGCATGTCCTCGGGTGTGACGGGGTCGTTGGTGGTTTCGACGATGAAGTTGGGAGTGCGCTGGAAGACGACGAATTCGGCGACCTGCGGGGCGATCTCGGGGACGATCTGGATACCGGAGGCGCCCAGCCCGATCAGGCCGACTCGCTTGCCGGCCAGGTCCACACCCTCGCGCGGCCAGTGAGCGGTGTGGTACTTCTGGCCTGCGAAGGAGTCGATGCCCGGGATGTCGGGGTAGATCGCCTGGGACAGCACGCCCATCCCGCTGATCAGGTACTTGGCAACCAGCGGTTCACCGTCGTCGGTCTGCACGGTCCAGGTGTTGGTCCCCTCGTCATAGCGGGCGGACTGCACTCGGGTGTTGAGCCGGATGTCCCGGCGCAGGTCGAGGTGGTCGGCCACGAAGTTCAGGTAGGCCAGCACCTCGGCCCCTGCCGGATAGCGCTGAGTCCACGTCCACTCGTCGCGTACCTCCTTCGAGAACGAGAAGGAGTAGTAGCTGTACTCACTGTCGGTGCGCACGCCGGGATAGCGGTTGGCCAGCCAGGTGCCTCCCACACCGTCCTGGGCGTCGAGAACGACGGTGTCGAGGCCGATTTCACGGAGATGATGCAGGATCGCCAGACCGGAGAAACCGGCTCCGATGACGATGGCGTCATGAGTGCTCATGCGGGTGGTCCTTTCTTCGGTCAGGCGGACGCGGAAGTCGCGGTGCGGCGGTGGGCGTCGGCGTTGCGGCGGCCCCGGTACCAGGCGGCCATGGTGGCGATGGCTTCGTCGGCGGCAGGCCACCGTCCGGCTTGCAGCGGAAAGACGTGCTGCTGCCCGGCCGCGACATCGAAGGTGACGTCGACGCCGGCCTCAGCCGCCAACGTGTGCAGGCGGGCGGCGTCGGCGTAGAGCGATTCCACGTCGGCCGCAGTGATGTAGAGCGGAGGGAACCCGGAGAAGTCTGCGTAGAGCGGGTTCACCAGCGGATCACGAGGGCTCGCTCCACCCGACAGATAGCGGTCGATGTTGCCCTGCAGGCCTTCCCGGGTGATCAGGAAGTCGGTGTCGTTGTTGGTCTCGATGGTTTCGCCGCTGTTCTCCATGTCCAGCCACGGTGAGATGGTCAGCACCAGCCCGGGACCCGCGGTGCCGCGCCGCCGCATCCGCAGCGCGGTGGCGATCGCGATGTTGGCCCCGGCGCTGTCGCCGACGAAGGCGATGTCCGCCGAGTCGATGCCGGACTCGACCAGCGCGTCGAACACGGCGGTGGTGTCGTCCAGTTGGGCAGGGTACGGATGCTCCGGCGCCCGCCGGAAGTCGGCGACGAATCCGGTTGCCCCACAGGCGCTCGCAACGTGGCCGGCCAGCTTGCGGTGGCTGGCCGACGAACCCAGCGCGAACCCGCCGCCGTGCAGGAACACCAGCACCTGGCCCGGATCGGCAGCCAAAGGAGTGACCAGGATTCCCGGTACTCCGCCGAATTCGGTCGACTTGTAGGTGACGTCCTCAGGCTCTGCAGTCACCCGTTGCCAGTCTTCGAACACCCATCGCATCATGCGCAGCGACATCTCGGGGTTTGCGACGAACTCCTCAGACCACTCGGCGTACGCGATGCCCAGAGGATCCGTCAGGTGAGGCGTGCTCATGGCTTCTCCTGAATTCTGTTGACCGCGGCTGTGATCCGCCGCACTGCCCCAGTGTGTGAACCGGCCGCCGCCCGTTCTGCGAGGTGTCGCAGATTGACACACCGCTGTCTCACCGTGACGCAGCGCACGGCAGCGGAGTCGCCCGAAGGTTGTCTGGCAGTGGCTCGACGACACCGACAGGAGAGCATCCATGAACCGTCTGACCGACAAGGTCGCCCTCGTCACCGGCTCCTGCCGCGGCATCGGCCATGCCATCGCCGAGGCATTCGTCCGGGAGGGGGCCATCACCGTCGCCACCGGCCGCGCCAAGACCGACGAGTCGTTCGGCCCGCGGTCGCCTGGTATCCACTACCGCCAACTCGACGTCGCACGGGAGGACGACTGGGCGACGGTGATCGCCGACGTCGTCGACCGCTTCGGCCGGATCGACGTGCTGGCCAACAACGCCGGCATCATCGCCTACCAGTCACTTCATGAGCTCACCGTCTCCGAGTGGGAGCGGGTCGTCGCGACCAATCAGACCGGCACCTGGCTGGGCATGCGGGCGGTCATCCCCCACATGGTCGGTCAGCGCAGCGGTTCGATCATCAACGTGTCGTCGATCTGGGGCAACGCCGCGGTCGCCGGCGCCCACGCCTACCACGCCACCAAGGGCGCGGTGCGCAACATGTCCAAGAGCGCGGCGATCAGCTATGCCAAGGACAACGTCCGGGTCAACTCGGTACACCCCGGTTTCATCAAGACCCCGCTCACCGATGCCCAAGAGGTCGAGATCAACGACTTCGTCGTGTCGCAGACCCCGATGGGACGCGCGGGTCTGCCGGAGGAGATCGCGAGCGGGGTCGTCTTTCTCGCCTCAGATGAGGCGAGCTTCGTCACCGGCTCCGAACTGGTGATCGACGGCGGCTACCTGGCTCAGTGAGCGCGACCGGACAGGTGGTAGGTCTTCAGCTTCCGGTGAATGGTCGCACGCGAAACACCGAGCAGTTCAGCGGCTTTCGAGCGGTTGCCACCGGCTTCCTGCAGCGCGCGCCGGATGGCCTCCATCTCGGTGCGTTCGATCATCGACCACGATCGGTGCGCGCGCAGGCCCTGGGGCAGATTGTCCGGGCCGACGGCTCCCCGGACACCTTCGGCGATCATCTGGGATACCACGGCACGCAGCTCGGCGAGGTTGCCGGCCCACCCGGCAGCCTCCAGCGCCCTGCGGGCGTCATCGGACAGGGTCAGCCGCAGCCCAGGCGAACGTTGCGCCACGAACGCGTTCCACAGTGCACCGAGATCGCCGGTGCGTTCCCGCAGCGGAGGCACCCACACCATCGCCACCCCGAGCCGGACGGCGTACGCTTCGGCCGCCGCAGGGCTGTCGGCGGTCACGGTCAGCGACACCGACGCGGCGCTGCTGTCGATCAGGGTGCGCAGGGCGTCGAGTGCCCGCGCGTCGAGGTGCTCGACGGCACGGATGACGACTCGCGGGGCGGTGGCCATGGTGCCTGCCAGATCCTGGAGCCAGGCCTGCTCGCCGACGATCTGCCGCTGCGCGGTGTGCACAACGGCGACGTCGTCGTGAGCGACGCCCAGTCGGTGCGGGCGGCCCAGTGCCAGAGACGTTTTCCCGGTGCCTGACTCGCCGGCGATCAGGATCGCGCTCCGTGCGGAAATGTGCCTGCTGACCTGATGCGCGGCATGCAGCCACGCTTTGGTCTGGCCCACGAGTGAATCGGCTGTCGGCCCGACGCGACGGGCCGACGACACCCTCGGCGCGGGGCGCAGCGCCGCAATCACACCCGCCGAGCCGTCGAGTACCCGCACGTCGACCGTGGTGGCGCCGACGGAAAGCTCGGCGGTCATCCGGGTGTCGTGACGCAGGCCCGCGCACAGATGCCCGATCAGGTCGACGTCGGACTGGGTGAGTTCACCGGCACGCCTGCTGCGCATCGTCAGCCCGTCCGGCCCGAAGGCCACCACCGGGCCGTCGTGCCGGTCAGAGGTGTCCAGAAACGCCGCGAGCATCGCCCGCGCGCCGGGCTGCGCGACATCGAGCACATGCTGCTGGAGTTGAGCGGCAAGCGAATTCGTCAGCGGCAACAGGAGTCCGCTGCGTTCGTCGATGCGCGTGGACATGGTCACGGCCGCCAGGAGTTTGCCGGTGATCGGATGCCACACCGGGGCGCCGGTGCACAGGGCGTCCTGGTAGACGTCGGCGAAGTGTTCGGCGCCCTGGATGAGCACACTCTTACCGGAGGCCAGGGCGGTACCGACGCCGTTGGTGCCGACGACGTCCTCGGCGAGCACTGCTCCGCGCACCGTGCCCAGCCGGTCGAGTTGATTCATCGCCGCCGAGTCCTGCGACCAGCGCTGCACGATGCGGCCCTGCGCGTCGGCGAGCAACAACCCCATGCCCGAGCCTGCGAGGTCCTCGGCCGCGCGGGCCATCGGGGCCTGGAACATCTCCAGCAGATGGTTGTCCAACAGTTCTTCGTCGACGCGGGGCACGTCGCGGACATTGCCTGGCGCGCCGAGTGCACTGGTCGAGCGAAGCCACGATTGCAGCAGCTCCGGCGGTACCGCCTGATCGGCCGAGGTCAGAAGCTGTGCACGGAGGTCCTGGATCCGCGGTCCGCTGCGTGGTTCCGGCACATCCAACTCCTTGCATCTCGCCACCGGCATGGACTCCCGAAAGCGATCTAGGTCACACACCCTACCGTAATCGGGCCACACCACCGATCGTGCGCCAGTGCGTCACCGGCACCGGGCACTGTCTCAAAAAGATGCACTCTTCTCTGGTCTCGGCGTCTGCGCCCTAGCGTGCAAACCATGACCACGACCCTTGCCTGCGCCGCCGAGACCACCGTGCACGGCCGACGCGTGCGCACCGGACTGTTCATCGACGGACAGTGGCGTGATGCCGAAAAGACCTTCGCCGTACTCGATCCGGCGACCGGCGCCGAGGTGGCCCAGGTCTCCGACGGGTCGGCCGCGGACGCCCTCGCCGCGCTCGACGCCGCAGACCGCGTCCGGTCCGCGTGGCGGCATGTCGCACCCCGCGACCGCGCCGCACTGTTCACGCGTGCACACCGGTTGCTGCTGTCGCGAGCCGACGAGTTCGCCGATGTGATGACCGCAGAGAGCGGCAAACCGCTGACCGAGTCGCGCGCGGAGTTCGCGCTCTCGGCGGAATTCTTCCTCTGGTACACCGAGCAGATCGCGCATCTGCACGGCACCTACGCCCCGTCGTCGCACGGCGGCTATCGGGTGATCACCACCCATCAGCCGGTCGGCCCGGCGCTTCTGATCACGCCGTGGAACTTCCCGATGCTGATGATCGCGCGCAAGGCCGGTGCCGCGCTGGCGGCCGGATGTCCCGTGATCGTCAAGAGCGCCAAAGAGACTCCGCTGACCTGCGCGCTGTTCGTCGAGACCCTGCAGGAGGCCGGCTTTCCCGACGGCGTCGTCAACCTGGTGCACACCACCGACTCAGCCGCGATGTCGGCGACGCTGATGACCGACGACCGGCTCCGCAAGGTCAGCTTCACCGGCTCCACCGGGGTCGGCGCCACCCTGTTGCAACAGGCCGCGCCCGGCATCATCAATGCCTCGATGGAACTCGGCGGGGACGGACCGTTCATCGTGCTCGACGACGCCGACGTCGAACTCGCCGCCGCGCAGGCCGTGCTCTGCAAGTTCCGCAACGCCGGGCAGGCGTGCGTCGCGGCCAACCGGATCATCGTGCACAGAGCCGTCGCGGAGGCGTTCACGGCCCGGTTCGTGGAGCTGACCGAACAGTTGAGGGTCGGAAACGGCTTCGACGCGGGCGTCGACGTGGGGCCGATCATCTCCGCGCGTCAACGTGATTCGGTGGTCGAGCTCGTCGAGATCCTGAACCAGGCCGGGGCCGAACTGCTGACCGGCGGCTCGGCGCTGCCAGGAGACGGGTACTTCTTCTCCCCCACGGTCTTCCGCGTCAAAGGCCGGCCGGAACAACTGTGCAGCCGCGAATTGTTCGCACCGGTCGCGACGATCTACGAGGTGGGCTCGACGGCCGAGGCCGTCGAGTTCGCCAACGACACCCGTTACGGGTTGGCGGCGTACGTGTTCACCAAGGACCTGTCGCGGGCCGTCGCGGTCGGTGAGCGACTGGACTTCGGCATGGTCGGCATCAACCGGGGCATCATGGCCGACCCGGCTGCGGCGTTCGGCGGCATCAAGGCGTCCGGTCTGGGCCGCGAGGGCGGGCATGACGCCATCTACGACTACCTCGAACCGAAGTATCTCGCGCTCACCGTCGACGAGGAGGAAGGCCTGTCATGACCACCGTTCTCCCGGCGCCCGAAGCGGTCCGCAGCATCAACGAGATCGGGATCGGGTTGCTGCGCCAACCCTCGATGGTGCTCTTCGGTCCCGGTCAGCGTCGTCAGATTCCGCGCGTGGTGGCGGGCGTCGCGCGCCGGGTCCTGATGGTCACCGACGCCCGTATGAGCGCGTCGCCGGAGTTTGCGCAGATCACCGAAACGCTGGCCGAACAGGGCATCTCGGTGCTCGTCTACGACGGCACCGAACCCGACCTGCCGCGTCGCAACGTGGTCGACATCGCACAGCGGTTCTCCGATTCCGCCGTCGAGGCGGTCGTCGGCATCGGCGGGGGGTCGTGCATGGACCTGGCCAAGGTGGCCTCGGTGGTGCTCACCCACGGCGGCGATGTCCGTGACTACTACGGACAGTTCTTGGTGCCCGGCCCGGGAATTCCGGTCGTGACCGTACCCACCACCGGCGGCACAGGTGCCGAAGTCACCTGTATCTCAGTGATTTTCGATGAGGATCAGGGCATGAAGGTGGGGGTGGCCAGCCCGCATCTGGAGGCGTACGCCGCCATCATCGATCCCGAGTTGACGTTGACCTGCCCGCCCGGATTGACCGCCGCGTCCGGCGCCGACGCGCTGTCACATCTCATCGAGTCCTTCACCGGGCGCGCCAAGAATCCGGACACCGGACAGTTGGCGACCACACTGTACGCCGGTAAGAACGTGCTGGCCGACGTCTATGCCCGCACCGGGCTCGCGCTGTTGAACCGGTCCCTGCCCGCCGTCGCCGCCGACCCGGCCGATCTGCCGGCCCGCTCCGACACCCTGTTCGGCGCATACTGCGCCGGGATGGCGATCAACACCGCAGGCACCGCAGGGGCGCATGCGATCCAGTCGCCGATCGGCGCGCTCACCCACACCCCGCACGGCTTCGGTATCAGCGCCCTACTGCCGTACGTGATGCGTTACAACCTGCCTGCCCGGCTGCCGGAGTTCGCCGAGATCGGCCGCATCCTCGGCGTGGCCCGCGAGACGGACACCGAGGAGCGCCAGGCGCAGTCGGCGATCTCCCGGATCGAAGACATTCTGCAGACCCTCGGCGCCCCAATTGATCTCCGCACGCTCGGACTGCAGCCCGGCGACTTCGAGTACGTCGCCAAACAGGCGATGCTGGCCACGCGGCTGACCGCCAACAATCCCCGGGAACTCACCGTCGACTCGGTGCAGGCGATCCTGCGGCGCGGCTACGACGACGATCGCAGTTGGTGGCAACTGTGACTCATCCACCGGTGACGATTCTGGGTGCCGGTTCGATCGGGGTCTCCTTCGCGATCCTGTTCGCCACCAACGCGTTCGACGTCACGGTGTACGACCCGGCGCCCGACGCGCTTCCCCGGGCAGCCGCGGACCTACGAGCGCGGCTGGACCAATTGGCGGCCTGCGGCGTTCTCGACGACGACTGCGGCGCGGTCTGTGCATCTGTCCGCTTCACCACCGATCTGGCCGCAGCCCTTGCCGATGCCGGGTTCGTCCAGGAATGCGCACCGGAGGACAGGGAACTCAAACGGGACCTACTGCAGCGCGCCGCGGCGCTCACCG carries:
- a CDS encoding MFS transporter small subunit produces the protein MTDQSADELHEYTPTVPKIYIVLAWVWVAVPFGYGLYELLIKAGRLFGA
- a CDS encoding VOC family protein is translated as MEQRISLITLGVDDLTRARRFYEQGLGWAPKDAPEGVVFYQLPGIALALFGRDDLAEDARHPVDGRFSGITIAINQRTEADVDAVLSQAEAAGATILKPAEKVFWGGYSGYFADPDGHVWEVALNPQWTINDDGTLTI
- a CDS encoding LysR substrate-binding domain-containing protein, producing the protein MTPSLTLGYVPGGTPAKWARIWEQRHRDAELTLIPVAAADATAAVRDGDVDIALIRLPADTSGLAVIPLYDETTVAVVPTGHLLSAADELRAADLEGQPVLIPADDVVAWPDAPGVPVEHRPENTAAAIELVAAGVGVLVVPQSLARLHHRKDLTYRPIVDAPTCPVALAFPEGPQQPPVEEFVGIVRGRKPGSSRGQSEPAPKRTAREKTLAKQAARAAAGKTARKPGRPKRR
- a CDS encoding alpha/beta hydrolase, translating into MSTPHLTDPLGIAYAEWSEEFVANPEMSLRMMRWVFEDWQRVTAEPEDVTYKSTEFGGVPGILVTPLAADPGQVLVFLHGGGFALGSSASHRKLAGHVASACGATGFVADFRRAPEHPYPAQLDDTTAVFDALVESGIDSADIAFVGDSAGANIAIATALRMRRRGTAGPGLVLTISPWLDMENSGETIETNNDTDFLITREGLQGNIDRYLSGGASPRDPLVNPLYADFSGFPPLYITAADVESLYADAARLHTLAAEAGVDVTFDVAAGQQHVFPLQAGRWPAADEAIATMAAWYRGRRNADAHRRTATSASA
- a CDS encoding sigma-54-dependent Fis family transcriptional regulator, with protein sequence MPEPRSGPRIQDLRAQLLTSADQAVPPELLQSWLRSTSALGAPGNVRDVPRVDEELLDNHLLEMFQAPMARAAEDLAGSGMGLLLADAQGRIVQRWSQDSAAMNQLDRLGTVRGAVLAEDVVGTNGVGTALASGKSVLIQGAEHFADVYQDALCTGAPVWHPITGKLLAAVTMSTRIDERSGLLLPLTNSLAAQLQQHVLDVAQPGARAMLAAFLDTSDRHDGPVVAFGPDGLTMRSRRAGELTQSDVDLIGHLCAGLRHDTRMTAELSVGATTVDVRVLDGSAGVIAALRPAPRVSSARRVGPTADSLVGQTKAWLHAAHQVSRHISARSAILIAGESGTGKTSLALGRPHRLGVAHDDVAVVHTAQRQIVGEQAWLQDLAGTMATAPRVVIRAVEHLDARALDALRTLIDSSAASVSLTVTADSPAAAEAYAVRLGVAMVWVPPLRERTGDLGALWNAFVAQRSPGLRLTLSDDARRALEAAGWAGNLAELRAVVSQMIAEGVRGAVGPDNLPQGLRAHRSWSMIERTEMEAIRRALQEAGGNRSKAAELLGVSRATIHRKLKTYHLSGRAH
- a CDS encoding NAD-dependent succinate-semialdehyde dehydrogenase; translated protein: MTTTLACAAETTVHGRRVRTGLFIDGQWRDAEKTFAVLDPATGAEVAQVSDGSAADALAALDAADRVRSAWRHVAPRDRAALFTRAHRLLLSRADEFADVMTAESGKPLTESRAEFALSAEFFLWYTEQIAHLHGTYAPSSHGGYRVITTHQPVGPALLITPWNFPMLMIARKAGAALAAGCPVIVKSAKETPLTCALFVETLQEAGFPDGVVNLVHTTDSAAMSATLMTDDRLRKVSFTGSTGVGATLLQQAAPGIINASMELGGDGPFIVLDDADVELAAAQAVLCKFRNAGQACVAANRIIVHRAVAEAFTARFVELTEQLRVGNGFDAGVDVGPIISARQRDSVVELVEILNQAGAELLTGGSALPGDGYFFSPTVFRVKGRPEQLCSRELFAPVATIYEVGSTAEAVEFANDTRYGLAAYVFTKDLSRAVAVGERLDFGMVGINRGIMADPAAAFGGIKASGLGREGGHDAIYDYLEPKYLALTVDEEEGLS
- a CDS encoding OFA family MFS transporter, which translates into the protein MTAPFFSRERIVASPGWSRWLVPPAALSIHLSVGAAYSWSVFKLPLQESLGISGTLSALPFTVGIVVLGLSAALFGTWVERAGPRAAMFAATCCFCGGWLVGSAGLLIGQFWLVLLGYGLLGGIGWGIGYISPVSTLIKWFPDRPGMATGLAIMGFGGGALIASPWSTAMLDMFGTDTAGIAKTFVVHGAVYAVFMSLGWLLIRVPRPDWKPSNWTPPPVQADSIVTGGQVSAGNAIKTPQFWLLWIVLCFNVTAGIGILEKASPIYQDYFPAAGTAAAGLAAAAAGYVAMLSLGNMLGRIGWSSLSDKIGRKNAYRLYLGAGALLYLTITLMENSNKLVFLIATILILSFYGAGFATVPAYLRDLFGTFQVGAIHGRLLTAWSAAGVLGPIIVNFVADRQAEAGKEGPELYTLSFSIMIALLVIAFVANELIRPVDAKWHEPDKAGATDREGAVR
- a CDS encoding DUF5997 family protein gives rise to the protein MSRPNAQSMKPATAAKKLDVYLPATPEEFQQNPITRAELAALQADPPQWLKDLRKNGPHPKNLVAAKLGISIAALGRHDVDNALTTEQIEQLLEEKPEWLVAERESYQDVLREQRRLKAVRAEQARET
- a CDS encoding flavin-containing monooxygenase, with the protein product MSTHDAIVIGAGFSGLAILHHLREIGLDTVVLDAQDGVGGTWLANRYPGVRTDSEYSYYSFSFSKEVRDEWTWTQRYPAGAEVLAYLNFVADHLDLRRDIRLNTRVQSARYDEGTNTWTVQTDDGEPLVAKYLISGMGVLSQAIYPDIPGIDSFAGQKYHTAHWPREGVDLAGKRVGLIGLGASGIQIVPEIAPQVAEFVVFQRTPNFIVETTNDPVTPEDMQWLRDNYDDIYAKAAAHPFGVAMEPARYSALEVSEEQRRVIFESKWNEGGFHFANECFTDLATNHQASELASEFIRSKIREIVKDPDTAELLCPKTYSFNGKRVPTGHGYYDAFNLDHVQLVDTATTPIGAITPAGVRVGDTEYELDVLIFATGFDAMTGTLTNIDIIGREGISLRERWARDGLRSNLGISVHGFPNFFMSLGPQTPYSNLVVPIQLGAQWLQRALQWAQENDVQAFEATPESEEWWAEETERTGKATVMYTEGKKAKAWFLGENVPGKREEFQVYMGGGQVYQHYCRELEESGYASMLATRVPAQL
- a CDS encoding SDR family NAD(P)-dependent oxidoreductase; the encoded protein is MNRLTDKVALVTGSCRGIGHAIAEAFVREGAITVATGRAKTDESFGPRSPGIHYRQLDVAREDDWATVIADVVDRFGRIDVLANNAGIIAYQSLHELTVSEWERVVATNQTGTWLGMRAVIPHMVGQRSGSIINVSSIWGNAAVAGAHAYHATKGAVRNMSKSAAISYAKDNVRVNSVHPGFIKTPLTDAQEVEINDFVVSQTPMGRAGLPEEIASGVVFLASDEASFVTGSELVIDGGYLAQ